In the genome of Arthrobacter sp. PAMC25284, the window ATATGAATCACAGCGACACCACGTGTCGGTGAGCGCGCGTTAACAAGCCGGAATCACGCGGTGCCGTAAGGCGGGGGACCGCGGGCACGGCGCCGGTGCGGTCACGGTATGATGGGTGGTGGCTTCCAACGGGGTGTGGACACGCATCTGCGCTGCGCGTGGACCCCCGGCCGTTGTGAATAACCAGCCGGACTGAACAGCCAGACAGAACAGAGTGACTGCCACCGTGAGCACAACTGACATACCGTTGAACGCCTCCCCGGTCCCGGGGAGACTCGGCTTCCGCCGTAAAGCCAAGGCTTACCTGGCGCTCACCAAACCCCGTGTGATTGAACTTCTGCTGGTCAGTACCCTGCCCACGATGATCTACGCGGAACGCGGCTTTCCCTCGATCGGCCTGATCCTGGCGACGCTCGTGGGCGGCGCCTTCGCGGCCGGCAGCGCGGGAGCCTTCAACTGCTATATCGACCGCGATATCGACAAGCTCATGCACCGGACCGAGAACCGCCCGCTCGTGACCGGAGAGATCACGCCCCGGGAGGCCCTGGTGTTTTCGTGGCTGCTTGGCGCGGCGGCGATCGCGATTCTCTGGTTCGGCGCGAACCCGCTTGCTGCCTGGCTCGGGGTCGGTGCCATTGTCTTTTACGTCGTGATCTACACGATCATTCTTAAGCGACGGACCGCCCAGAACATCGTCTGGGGCGGCGCTGCCGGTTGTTTTCCGGTGCTGATCGCTTGGGCGGCGGTGACCAATACGGTGGAGTGGCCCGCCGTCGTGCTCTTTATGGTGATCTTCCTGTGGACCCCGCCGCACTACTGGCCGCTCTCGATGCGGTACGGCGAGGATTACCGCAATGCCAACGTTCCGATGCTCGGTGCCATTGCCGGCGCCAAGGTGGTTTCGGTCCAGGTTGTCCTGTATGCGTGGGCCATGGTTGCGTGCTCGCTGCTGATGGTCCCGGCCGGCGGGGCCGGCTGGGTCTACACCGTGACGGCTGTTGTGGCCGGCGCCTGGTTCCTCTACGAATCTCATGCCCTGCATACGCGGGCCCACGACGGCGATGTTTCCAACAAGGGCGCGATGAAGGTCTTCCACGGCTCCATCAGCTACCTGACCCTGCTGTTCATCGCCCTCGCGGTTGACCCGTTCGTTGGCGCCCCGCTCATGGGCGGCTAGCCTCCCCCCTTTCCGCACGTCCTGCAGATCGTCAGGCA includes:
- a CDS encoding heme o synthase → MTATVSTTDIPLNASPVPGRLGFRRKAKAYLALTKPRVIELLLVSTLPTMIYAERGFPSIGLILATLVGGAFAAGSAGAFNCYIDRDIDKLMHRTENRPLVTGEITPREALVFSWLLGAAAIAILWFGANPLAAWLGVGAIVFYVVIYTIILKRRTAQNIVWGGAAGCFPVLIAWAAVTNTVEWPAVVLFMVIFLWTPPHYWPLSMRYGEDYRNANVPMLGAIAGAKVVSVQVVLYAWAMVACSLLMVPAGGAGWVYTVTAVVAGAWFLYESHALHTRAHDGDVSNKGAMKVFHGSISYLTLLFIALAVDPFVGAPLMGG